The following proteins are co-located in the Pochonia chlamydosporia 170 chromosome 6, whole genome shotgun sequence genome:
- a CDS encoding actin binding protein (similar to Magnaporthe oryzae 70-15 XP_003711379.1) produces MVAPGVVSNEADDATTPPVRELLASMSIAGHKDASAEMPAHRSHDPAKNAKRTDPFQFGSRFLGEDDNVFEFNAWDHVETDDVYKEYAERQFEMQRQAPVSDFDKSRFNGDPAKWWNLFYKNNAANFFKNRKWLQQEFPVLAEVIKEDAGPKVVLEIGAGAGNTAFPVLTNNKNPKLKIHACDFSKTAVEVMRNHEAYDTNFIQADVWDAAGDSLPPDVEEGSVDVAIMVFIFSALSPKEWAQAVRNVHKALKPGGMVCFRDYGRGDLAQVRFRKGRYLEENFYIRGDGTRVYFFDQDELGRIWTGEAFADDPENPDMPQFEIEKLGVDRRLLVNRAEKLKMYRCWLQGRFKKTHTA; encoded by the exons ATGGTTGCGCCAGGCGTTGTTTCAAATGAGGCCGACGATGCCACAACTCCTCCGGTGAgggagttgttggcatcgaTGTCGATTGCGGGACACAAGGATGCCAGTGCAGAGATGCCAGCGCATCGGTCCCATGATCCTGCCAAGAACGCCAAACGGACCGACCCCTTCCAGTTTGGAAGCCGCTTTCTGGGCGAGGATGACAACGTCTTTGAGTTCAATGCCTGGGACCACGTCGAGACTGACGATGTATACAAGGAGTATGCTGAGCGTCAGTTTGAGATGCAGCGCCAGGCTCCTGTTTCTGACTTTGATAAGA GCAGGTTCAACGGCGATCCAGCCAAGTGGTGGAATCTATTCTACAAGAAtaacgccgccaacttttTCAAAAATCGCAAGTGGCTCCAACAAGAGTTTCCCGTTCTTGCTGAAGTAATCAAGGAAGACGCTGGCCCCAAAGTAGTGCTTGAAATCGGCGCTGGTGCTGGTAATACAGCCTTCCCCGTactcaccaacaacaagaatCCCAAACTAAAGATCCATGCGTGCGACTTCTCCAAGACGGCCGTAGAGGTTATGCGCAACCACGAGGCCTATGACACAAACTTCATCCAAGCCGATGTATGGGATGCAGCTGGAGACAGCCTCCCCCCTGACGTCGAAGAAGGATCCGTAGACGTGGCCATCATGGTATTTATTTTCTCGGCCTTGTCGCCCAAGGAATGGGCACAAGCTGTCCGGAACGTACATAAAGCGCTAAAGCCTGGCGGCATGGTCTGCTTCCGCGACTATGGAAGAGGAGACCTTGCCCAGGTGCGCTTCCGCAAGGGGCGTTATCTGGAAGAGAATTTCTACATTAGAGGTGACGGAACCCGCGTCTACTTCTTTGACCAGGACGAACTGGGTAGGATCTGGACAGGCGaagcctttgccgacgaccCCGAGAATCCTGACATGCCCCAGTTTGAAATAGAGAAACTAGGTGTCGATAGACGCCTCCTGGTCAACAGAGCTGAAAAGCTCAAAATGTACCGGTGCTGGCTGCAAGGTCGGTTTAAAAAGACACATACAGCATAG